One Coccinella septempunctata chromosome 1, icCocSept1.1, whole genome shotgun sequence DNA window includes the following coding sequences:
- the LOC123319737 gene encoding uncharacterized protein LOC123319737 codes for MHLNTPNHTEPSEKPKVAQSSAIPQRQDEPKKSNRPSTEPQCWRCGGKGHLRAQCTSKPLLFCSRCGDKEFPALLDTGATRSFISSEVAAYCRVVGIQPDYVRDVTTTVANGSSIPIKEIYTAPVRIGSEIMEAKLLLVSDLPINVVLGMDILRTHNFSINLQTAECFLNGRSIQARLSEPENRGQLHAIGPLLSNLSGEEKVRLEEFLQTELQAFEKLRGTTPLIQHRIKLKPGTEPIKQRYRPQNPKMQEIINNEVDRMLAEGIIEPSSSPWSSPIVIVKKKDGILDKLRKAKYISTIDLKQGYWQVPLAPESRPITAFTVPGRGLFQFKVMAFGLHSAPASFQRLLDRVIGPEMEPDAFAYLLG; via the exons atgcacctgaACACTCCGAACCACACCGAACCGTCTGAAAAACCGAAAGTAGCTCAGAGCTCTGCAATACCCCAGCGACAGGATGAACCGAAAAAGTCGAACCGACCGTCAACCGAaccccagtgctggagatgtggtggcaAGGGTCATCTCCGAGCACAATGCACCTCGAAACCGCTGctgttctgctctcgatgtg gagacaaggagttcccaGCACTGTTGGACACCGGAGCCACCAGGTCCTttatcagcagtgaagtggccgCCTACTGCAGGGTAGTGGGTATACAACCGGATTATGTTagggacgttaccaccaccgtcgctaacggaagttcaataccgattaaagaaatatataccGCACCGGTCCGAATTGGGTCTGAAATTATGGAAGCTAAAttgttgttagtttcagatttaccgatcaatgtagtactgggaatggatatACTGAGGACACACAACTTTTCCATtaatctccaaaccgccgaatgttTCCTGAATGGAAGGTCCATCCAAGCCCGGCTCAGCGAGCCAGAGAACCGAGGACAACTACATGCGATAGGACCGCTTTTGTCGAACCTGAGTGGAGAAGAGAAAGTCAGGCTGGAGGAGTTTCTACAGACCGAATTGCAGGCATTCGAGAAGCTCCGAGGAACAACTCCACTGATACAACACCGAATTAAACTCAAAccaggcaccgaaccgatcaagcaACGTTACCGTCCCCAAAATCCGAAGATGCAGGAGATAATAAACAATGAGGTCGACCGAATGCTGGCCGAAGGCATTATAGAACCGTCTTCAtccccgtggagttcaccgataGTAATTGTCAAGAAAAAGGATG gaattttaGACAAGTTGAGAAAAGCCAAGTATATATCCACTATTGATTTGAAACAGGGTTATTGGCAGGTACCGTTAGCCCCCGAGAGTCGACCGATCACCGCATTTACCGTCCCTGGCCGTGGGCTGTTCCAGTTCAAAGTAATGgcttttggtctgcattccgcaCCGGCATCCTTTCAACGTCTTTTAGACCGAGTTATTGGCCCTGAGATGGAACCGGATGCATTTGCGTACCTACTTGGATGA